The Deltaproteobacteria bacterium genome has a segment encoding these proteins:
- a CDS encoding LLM class flavin-dependent oxidoreductase, which translates to MLDTPLSVLDLSPIVEGGDARQALLNTIDLARHADGWGYTRYWLAEHHNMAGIASAATAVVVGQVAQATATIRVGAGGVMLANHAPLVIAEQFGTLAALFSGRIDLGVGRAPGTDRNTERALRRTLVGNIDDFPQDVLELRHYFKEPAPDQFVHAVPGAGLNVPIWILGSSLYGAQLAAALGLPYAFASHFAPAALMQAIAVYRQRFEPSAQLDRPYVMVGMTVVAADTDEEAHFLRTSILQSFVNRRRGLRGTLPPPVAGFEDQVAPHERAMIQESLSCSAVGAPVTVERGIAAFVDRTGADEVMITANIHDHAKRLRSFELVAGLMGSAPELEQGNAR; encoded by the coding sequence ATGCTGGACACACCGCTCTCCGTTCTTGACCTGTCACCCATCGTCGAGGGCGGCGACGCTCGCCAGGCGTTGCTCAATACCATCGACTTGGCGCGTCATGCCGATGGTTGGGGCTATACGCGCTATTGGCTGGCCGAGCATCACAACATGGCCGGAATCGCCAGCGCGGCGACGGCGGTGGTGGTCGGCCAGGTCGCCCAGGCAACCGCGACCATCCGGGTCGGCGCCGGCGGGGTCATGCTGGCCAACCATGCCCCGCTCGTCATCGCCGAACAATTCGGTACCCTCGCGGCGCTCTTTTCAGGCCGGATCGATCTGGGCGTGGGTCGCGCACCCGGCACCGACCGCAACACCGAGCGTGCTCTGCGCCGCACCTTGGTCGGCAATATTGACGACTTCCCGCAAGACGTGCTGGAACTGCGACACTATTTCAAGGAACCGGCACCGGACCAGTTCGTGCACGCCGTCCCGGGCGCCGGCCTGAACGTGCCGATCTGGATCCTGGGCTCCAGCCTCTACGGCGCCCAGCTAGCCGCCGCCCTCGGGCTTCCCTATGCCTTTGCCTCGCACTTTGCGCCGGCGGCCCTTATGCAGGCCATCGCCGTCTACCGCCAGCGCTTCGAGCCGTCGGCGCAACTGGACAGGCCCTATGTCATGGTGGGGATGACCGTCGTCGCCGCCGATACCGACGAGGAAGCCCACTTCCTCAGGACCTCGATCCTGCAGTCCTTCGTCAACCGGCGCCGCGGTCTGCGGGGCACGCTGCCGCCGCCGGTCGCCGGTTTTGAAGATCAAGTGGCGCCGCACGAGCGTGCGATGATCCAGGAGTCTCTGTCCTGCTCCGCCGTCGGTGCGCCCGTTACGGTCGAACGCGGGATCGCCGCCTTCGTCGACCGCACCGGAGCCGACGAGGTCATGATCACCGCGAACATCCATGATCACGCCAAGCGGCTGCGGTCCTTCGAACTGGTGGCTGGATTGATGGGCTCCGCCCCGGAGCTTGAGCAAGGCAACGCGCGCTGA
- a CDS encoding iron ABC transporter permease: MGSPPGAHSQPALSRLRQFRQPGALSVLAVLVVLVIVPLFFMVLASFRPEGLLPLEPGPFTVSPYIEAFTGADFTPIIRDTLLYSGLGVLFALPIAFGFAFLTERTDMPLRNSMYVLMFVPMSTPVFATALGWVLLLGPRGGTVNVYLRMLFGIESGEGPFNIFSMTGLVFVHVLGIIPTMWLFLTAVLRQMDPALEEAALTSGASRWQVLRTVTAPLMRPGVAAVGIYFFVTGLESLELPLALGPTAGIELLSTKIFFSLLPSADLGVNYGIPAAFGMLGLAMGVLGSLIYIRLVRQTSQFAVITGKGYRPRLIPLGRWRYVALGAVALFILMKVVLPFAILLYASFLRFYVPPVLEFAADMRWTLLHYTRLLDYRFFGSYFVNTLIVALEAATLTMLLVSFIGWLLVRRPSRLTDLINVVAFMPLAIPGVISTLALFLMFVGTPLYGTLILLTLAFVARYLAFGTRLMHSAMLQLHHELEEASQASGANNLQTFLRITLRLLIPAFLSGWLWVLVHAAKDFSVALLLASAGSVLVANIIYEAFIGGHFNESAAMLVVLITFNLIFVIAGRKVIGQSIAQ, encoded by the coding sequence ATGGGAAGTCCCCCAGGCGCGCATTCGCAGCCGGCCCTGTCCCGGCTGCGGCAGTTCCGGCAGCCCGGCGCCCTGTCCGTGCTCGCGGTGCTGGTGGTGCTGGTCATCGTGCCGCTGTTCTTCATGGTGCTGGCGAGCTTCCGTCCCGAAGGGCTGCTGCCGCTCGAGCCCGGCCCTTTCACCGTCTCTCCCTACATCGAGGCCTTCACCGGCGCCGACTTCACGCCCATCATCCGCGACACGCTGCTGTACTCCGGGCTGGGGGTGCTGTTCGCGCTGCCCATCGCGTTCGGATTCGCGTTCCTCACCGAGCGCACGGACATGCCGCTGCGCAACTCCATGTACGTGCTCATGTTCGTTCCCATGAGCACGCCGGTGTTCGCCACGGCACTGGGATGGGTGCTGCTGCTGGGGCCCCGGGGCGGCACCGTCAACGTGTATCTGCGCATGCTCTTCGGCATCGAGTCGGGCGAGGGGCCGTTCAACATCTTCAGCATGACCGGGCTGGTCTTCGTCCACGTGCTCGGCATCATTCCGACCATGTGGCTCTTCCTCACCGCGGTGCTGCGCCAGATGGACCCGGCCCTGGAGGAGGCCGCGCTAACGTCCGGGGCCTCGCGCTGGCAGGTGCTGCGCACCGTGACCGCGCCGCTCATGCGCCCGGGCGTGGCCGCGGTGGGCATCTATTTCTTCGTCACCGGCCTGGAGTCCCTGGAGTTGCCGCTGGCCCTGGGGCCCACCGCCGGGATCGAGCTTCTGTCCACCAAGATCTTCTTCAGCCTGCTGCCTTCGGCGGACCTGGGTGTCAACTACGGCATTCCGGCGGCCTTCGGCATGCTGGGGTTGGCCATGGGGGTGCTGGGAAGCCTCATCTACATTCGCTTGGTGCGCCAAACCTCCCAGTTCGCCGTGATCACGGGCAAGGGCTACCGCCCCCGGCTCATCCCCCTCGGGCGCTGGCGGTACGTGGCCCTGGGCGCGGTGGCGCTCTTCATCCTGATGAAGGTGGTGCTGCCGTTCGCCATCCTGCTGTACGCGAGCTTCCTGCGCTTCTACGTGCCGCCGGTGCTGGAGTTCGCCGCGGACATGCGCTGGACGCTGCTCCACTACACGCGGCTCCTGGACTACCGTTTCTTCGGCAGCTACTTCGTCAACACTCTGATCGTCGCGCTGGAGGCCGCCACGCTGACCATGCTGCTGGTGAGTTTCATCGGCTGGCTGTTGGTGCGCCGACCCTCCAGGCTCACGGACCTCATCAACGTCGTGGCGTTCATGCCCTTGGCCATCCCGGGCGTCATCTCGACCCTGGCGCTCTTCCTCATGTTCGTGGGTACGCCGCTCTACGGCACGCTGATCCTGCTGACCCTGGCGTTCGTGGCCCGCTACTTGGCTTTCGGCACCCGGCTCATGCACTCCGCCATGCTGCAGCTCCACCACGAGCTGGAGGAGGCCTCGCAGGCGAGCGGCGCCAACAACCTGCAGACCTTCCTGCGCATCACGCTGCGGCTCCTGATCCCGGCCTTTCTCAGCGGATGGCTCTGGGTACTGGTGCACGCCGCCAAGGACTTCTCCGTGGCGCTGCTGCTGGCGTCGGCCGGCAGCGTGCTGGTGGCGAATATCATCTACGAGGCCTTCATCGGCGGGCACTTCAACGAGTCCGCCGCCATGCTGGTGGTGCTGATCACCTTCAACCTGATCTTCGTCATCGCGGGCAGGAAGGTCATCGGGCAGTCCATCGCGCAGTAG